The proteins below come from a single Xenopus tropicalis strain Nigerian chromosome 9, UCB_Xtro_10.0, whole genome shotgun sequence genomic window:
- the LOC108648845 gene encoding uncharacterized protein LOC108648845 produces MLAESNLRLHKIASNSTQVMNAFPANDRAKDLKDLCLGTDTLPLQKSLGLSWDLERDSFVFQVSSEEKPFTRRGVLSTVNSLYDPLGFVAPVTIKGKALVRELSSKKCDWDALLPQEKLHEWLLWKESLQALEHIEIPRCYVSTPLSAVSRKELYVFSDASNTAIGAVAYLKTIDVCNKCSVGFVMGKSKLSPKPAHTIPRLELCAAVLAVELYELIRDEIDKDLDAVRFFTDSKTVLGYICNTSRRFFLYVANRVNRIRQVTHPDQWAYVPTEQNPADYASRPTKTIYLQNSIWFSGPPFLYHTDREELGNSAENYPLIEPEADPEIKPTVAMLLTQKVNSLSAPFGKFETTGLHVKQWKQVQNLADTFWKRWKREYLSNLQSRRKWTQNRPNIQVGDVVLVKDSQESRNEWPVGLIINTLPSRDGRVRKVEVKIVKQGTAKTYTRPISDIVVLVSDNT; encoded by the coding sequence ATGCTGGCAGAGTCTAATCTGAGACTTCATAAAATTGCATCAAATAGCACACAGGTCATGAACGCCTTTCCTGCTAATGATAGAGCTAAAGACCTCAAGGACCTTTGCCTGGGTACAGACACCCTGCCCCTTCAGAAAAGTTTGGGACTGAGCTGGGACCTAGAAAGAGACTCTTTTGTCTTTCAGGTATCTTCCGAAGAAAAACCTTTCACTAGAAGAGGAGTCCTGTCTACAGTGAACAGCCTCTACGATCCTCTTGGGTTTGTAGCACCTGTAACTATAAAGGGTAAGGCACTAGTTCGTGAACTGTCATCTAAAAAATGTGATTGGGATGCATTACTCCCACAAGAAAAACTACATGAGTGGCTTCTATGGAAGGAATCCTTGCAAGCTTTGGAACACATAGAGATACCCCGGTGTTATGTGTCTACTCCCCTGTCAGCAGTAAGTAGAAAAGAACTGTATGTATTTTCAGATGCATCCAACACAGCGATAGGTGCTGTAGCCTACTTGAAAACAATTGATGTTTGCAATAAATGTTCAGTTGGATTTGTTATGGGAAAGTCTAAGTTAAGCCCCAAACCAGCACACACAATTCCACGTCTGGAACTATGTGCGGCTGTTCTAGCAGTAGAGTTGTACGAGCTCATCAGAGATGAAATAGACAAAGACTTAGATGCTGTGCGATTCTTTACAGATAGCAAAACTGTACTAGGTTATATCTGCAACACCTCCAGAAGGTTTTTCTTGTATGTTGCCAACCGAGTGAATAGAATCAGGCAAGTAACCCATCCTGATCAGTGGGCTTATGTGCCAACAGAACAAAATCCTGCAGACTATGCTTCAAGGCCTACAAAAACTATTTATCTGCAGAATTCTATATGGTTCTCAGGCCCTCCATTTCTCTACCACACAGACAGAGAGGAGTTAGGCAATTCAGCAGAAAATTACCCACTTATAGAGCCTGAAGCTGATCCTGAAATTAAACCTACAGTTGCAATGCTCCTGACTCAGAAAGTGAACTCTTTGTCAGCCCCTTTTGGTAAATTTGAAACAACAGGACTTCATGTAAAACAATGGAAGCAAGTTCAAAATCTGGCTGATACTTTCTGGAAGAGATGGAAAAGAGAGTACTTGTCTAACTTGCAAAGCCGCAGAAAGTGGACCCAAAATCGCCCAAACATCCAAGTGGGTGATGTCGTGTTAGTGAAAGACAGTCAAGAAAGCAGGAATGAATGGCCTGTGGGACTCATCATCAACACTCTGCCAAGTAGAGATGGCAGAGTTAGGAAAGTGGAAGTAAAGATTGTCAAACAAGGGACTGCTAAAACGTATACAAGGCCAATTTCGGACATTGTTGTTCTTGTTTCTGATAATACTTGA